Genomic window (Festucalex cinctus isolate MCC-2025b chromosome 7, RoL_Fcin_1.0, whole genome shotgun sequence):
tgtgtgcattttacATTACACTGTACGCGTGTGATGTtttgttcataaaaaatgtgtgttgagaaACAACATGAGCGTAAGGGACACGGGAGAGGCAGTGTGGTGCACACATGGATTGTATTAACATCAGAGGGATCCTGCCGATGTTCTCATGCTGTCATAGTGGGCGAGGACAGTCGGGCAGCCTTTTTGCTAGGAACACTGGCACAGTCGTCATACGGAGGAAGCAGGACCTGCGCAAAAAACGGCAAGGACACACTTAAATGACTCGATTCAACTTGATTTGTAGAGCACTTTAAATGGGCATTCAGTGATCCCGAGCGCCAGctagtatattttattttttttgtatactatTGACATAAGCAGTcgctaccactagatggcgctagggaTCAATGAATGTTCCTTGAAAACAACCAGAGTTGTACAGAGTACTGTACATGAAGTAAAATTAGACATGTAaaagtaaatacagtaaatgaaataaaactcgAAAAGAATGCACCACGGGCTTCAATTTTGGGGGTcctgttgttttcattgtatttgcttgAGAAAGCATGCTTATTCCCTATCAATGCTATGCagatgacagtcagatctacTGTATGTCCAGGTAATAGCTCTATTTTGGTCAAATGCTCTATTTATATTGTGTGTAATTTCGCTTTTTCCCACTGGATGGCAGCACACTTATTTAGTTTGAGACGTGTAAATAGTTCTGCTTTTGAAGCCTACGGAAAACAACAGCTATTAGTTAACATGCGCATTGACATGATTTCTACACGAtgacttcattattattattattattattattattattattataacaaaaCTGTATACAGAAAGTAGCTTGACTTGCTgtgtttcttcatttctttaacTGGATGGCTCCATCAATGCTGTTTTGGAACTGGAGTACACCGCATATGTCAGGACGCCACTCCTTGATTGTTGTTAAATGtttggtgtgtgttttttttttttccttgtcagTTCTGTCATGATCAGAGAATTCTAATAAACAAACTAATGTCACTGTGTCTTACTTCACTTTGTGGAAGCTGAGTATAtacttaaaatgtacttttgtgATTGATCCATGTTTTCTAAATGCGTCTTGTTGGCTAGGAAATGACACACAATAAGCAAACGTAAGCTTCTCCTCTTCGTGACTCAACAAGCATTGAAATCTCAGCCTTTGAAAGCAACAGCACCATTATATCCGACCTGCAGAGTCCACATTTTAAACAATGAGTCACTGAGGTTGCACTCAGTGCAGTCTTTTATTGCCAAACTAAGCCGCTCTAATCTCATAAGGAGTAAACACACATTCAATAATCAATACCCTTTGATAACCTGCAACTGTGATTAGTTCAGCTTTTAACAATCAACGTCTGGCTGAGGTGGATTCCCATGTGGCTGATGTGACAGACAAACAGAGCCACAGAAAAGCCAAACACTGTCGAGAGCACGCCATTCGAAACATCAGTGCCTCATGGAAAATTACAAAACACTTTATACACAAAATGAGGTCTTTTTACAGATCACTGTTGGACAAATAGAACACTCGACTGCACATGTATGACGGTGTATGTCTACAACTTTGACATCATCTCTGTATAACCTGTATGTGGCcagactttgtaaaaaaaaaaaacacatctgacCAACTTGTAAAAACGCTCTTTGGCTCCGAGTGAAAAAAACGGACCGGCAGAGAGGACTTGAACCTCACAAATTCTCTACACGCGCGCACCATCCACACCAAACATCAGCCTCGGTGGTGTTGCTGTTTACAACTGCCGGGTGTAATTAACTTCTGGGTCAAACGAACTGTTAACAGACGTGTTGACTCTCACACTTACTACAACACATTTGTCATTGACATCCAAAGGCCCTTTCTAGGTATTAACAGTATGAGAAAGTGGTATGGTCCTACATATTATAAATCCACCTCATGCTCCACCGAAGTGTTACCAATAAATCATTCAAAAGAATTTAACTACTGTAAAAGTGACCGCTCGCTGTAATATTAGTGTTTACGTGTAGCTTGTATCATGCCTTCAGTTTGCCCCAAACATTCCACAGTTTATTGGGGGTGAGGAGGGGTGGAGCGGTGGAGGGTGCCATCATGCTCGTCCCACCAGACATGTAGTTTTGTTAGCTAGCGTATGACACAATTGGGATGGACATGCACGAGTTTGACATACAGGCTGCAGTTACGCTTTACATCAGAGGTGGCGGTTGCGAGTGAATTTTGTTGTCAAACTCTGCAATGCACCTTTAATTAAGTGTGCTTTTATGtattgtacatatttttttcttttttttcgttgttcatgaatacaataaaatgtgcattAGCCAAAACACTAGATcattggtgtccaaactacggcccgggggccatttgtggcccgccgtccattttttagtggcccgcgacatatgctctaaaaatggcatttgactcagttcaaataaaataaaaacaaaaatgtttggagatgtacaaagtaagaaaggaggctgtcgaaaaacacaggtgctattaaaggttattttagttaactaaaactaacgaaaaaataaaaattcaaaaaacaatttcgttaacaaaataagacaaaaacgaagatgctttttaaaaaagaaaactaactataattacagcaaaaatgtcctttgtcttagtctttggtaattaatttaatgcatgagatgattttaaatgtgatttttagtagatttattttgatataaactggaataatgacgccgcaaccatggtgttttttaaatattgcgcacaagtaatacacatttaaaaaaaaaaaactaacactgaaactaactaacctaaaactaagcatttattaaagaactaaaactaattaaaaaaacaacaactatcagaaccaccctgaaaactaattaaaactaactacatttaaaaaaaaaactcaaatcaaaataaaaactaaaatgaaaaatacaaaactataataaccctactgccatattacaaatagtgttttatatactgtagcatttttctgaatatgcaaaagcacaaataaattatttgtacaatttttaggactaaacaaaatttatcttcataacattatgtggcccttgcgtccttttgATTttatgtatgtggccctcaaatgaaaacgtttggacacccctgcactagaTCAATGACACAATTTAATGAGAATCAATACAAGAGCTGTATCAATTCTGTCATGCTGTAATTGTCcattttatgtattaatttctCAATATGTGTATTATTGTGGTGGTATTATAGTGCATCatcctgaggactatttgtgaCTCTGTGACTTACCGTTGTGTCATTGGTTGTGACATAAAGCAGGACTTCAGCAGTGCCACGACTGCACACGTATCTGTAGCAGTTCCACACACAGGCTATCAGGTAAGCCTGGTGCAAGACAAAATACAAAgtataacaacaaaataaaacaattacctACTTTTGACCACATACACAATGACACCATTCCTCTcatatattgttcacaaaccagccgaaatctgtgatagtgagcacttctcctttgccgagataatccatcccacctcacaggtgtgccatatcaagatgctgattagatacCATGAAGGAAATGAAGAGAACGTACCTTAAAGCCCAGAATACAGCCGATGAATATCAACACAACGAGAACCAAGCACACATTACTAAGGGCAGCGATCTCCTCCTTGTAAGGGAAATTGTCAGGCTAAAGGGGAAATGGCAAAGTGGAATTCAGCAGTACATACAGATGACATCATCTTATGTTGTCACTGAGTATACGATACGGAGGTTTCTTACCAATTGCTGCAGATAATCCTGGATCGTGTTTGGATAAACCACAATGCTCACAGCAACGAGGGTGTTGAGTGCAAAGTCAAAGATCTGGTAGCAAAAGAATGGGATGATCCAGGCAGCACGCAACTGAAACAGATTTGATTGGACATTGGAGATCAATTTAAACAAGCTGATAAGACCTAAAAAGACACATCTTAACCTGTGCTACAAGGCAGAATATAAATACTTCTGCATCACAAGCAAATACAGTATACTCTTACCAAGTATGTAGATATTCAGTTTTAGTGAAATAAATGGGAAAATACGCATCTTACCTTGTATGCACCATATGTTGCCATCCCACATATAAGTATCATCAGTAGAGAGATAGCCGAGGCAATGCACATGTCTGCAGCAGAAAGATATGACGATATCAAACAATGATGCAAAATGTGCAATGGTATCATTAAAGGACAATTGTCTTAGGTAACGCAGGCCAACATAGGTGCCACGCCACTATCATGACAAagtcaaaaggtaagcagagctgcagacTTTTGTTGCATGCGCATGTTATCTTCTGATAAGCACATATTTGGTTGATTGGTGAAgatgagcctttggggttgacttcaaatgtatttttttctgcattaCAGCACGGTCGTTCGCCAGAAGAAGGAAGGTCCAACAGTCGTCTGGGAGTTGTGATCCTTTTACTGCGTGTCGCCGAGAAGCGACGGCATCTGGCAGAACGTCATGTTCTGACTAGTGACGTCAcaaataacatattgtcaagaaatgtttaaggttgacttccgctttaaatcTTTGCAcagaagaaatacaaaaaaaaaaagagagagagaccagagagagagagactaatACTGAAAactaacatttaaaaactaaactaaaaataagtgtttaaaaaataataataatttgaaaaacaaaccgtgccttaaaattaacaaaattttaaaacaagactcaaaacaataaaaaaataactataatgactgtccatccatccatccattttcttgaccgcttattcctcacaagggtcgcgtggggtgctggagcctatcacagctggctttgggcagtcggcGGCGTACACCttgtactggttgccagccaatcgcagggcaactaTAATGACTGCTATgctgcaaatagcaaaaatctgtgaTGTAATAAtctatagatgccacaagatggaggCAAAGGCCTACTTTTATCGAAATCAAGCTCCACAACTCACTTGAAATTGTTTCCTGCCATAAGATGGAGCACACAAATAATACAGGTGGATTTCCAGTGAATACTGGAGAATTCACTGTAATTGAAATGGAGATACAGTTTTTCCTTATTTTAAAGTGACTCTTTGAACCTTATCAGTCACATTTACAGGAATAAAgatgatttgacttgacttgactcagAAAGGTGAATCACCTTTGGATGGATTGGTGCTTCATTTCTTTTGCCCTACTTCATCAAACATTTAGAGTGATCTGCTATCATCCTGCTATAACTTTCTTCATCCTGAATGAATGGAAGGGTCAGGTTATACGATTAATAATAGATGACAGGCCAGCCATTGTTCATTCCGTCAAGGCTTTCATTCTGTCTAACCGCAGTACTTCGGTGTCCTGTTTTGATTGAAGCTCAAAAGTCCAAAAGCCCTCACATGGCAGAAAAGTATCATCAGGGCAGCTTAATCCCTCAAAAGTAGGACACCGGAGTCCAAAGGCTAACAGTGCTCTCACTGCGTCCCACCTGTCAAACTGTTGTGAGTGCACACCTGCTCCAACAGTTAAGGAGGCTTTTCCAATACTCGACACCGAAACACATTAAGCTTGTATGCTGTGTGACTTGTTTTGGACATCTGCGGGTATGTCTCATTTCGACTATCTATGGAAGTTCTGTGGGCAACTTACTTGCATCATCCATGACATCCAAGTCATTAGCCAACTCGGCGCTGGTCAGGTGGTACTGCTCAGGGTCACTGAGCGCCGTCAGCAGGATGAGTAACACCACAGCGTTGATGAGCTTAGGGACACACAACATATGGACACATAAGACGAACAATGTGGACAAGCAGGTACATgcccaaaaaacacaaattcacCATCTCAACGAATCAGAATACAGTATGATAGGCTACTACTTAATATAGAAATGTTTAAGCTTAACTTAATGAATCCACATGACTTTTAATTGAAACAAACAGCCCAACAACTAACCTCCCACCCAAATGACAGAACTGTATTGATAAATGAATCTTTACGAAAACCATTCCACCAGCAAATGACTCATACACTGATAAGGAACGGAAAAATCAGTAGGCAGCGTGTAACAAAAGCAGGCCGCTACCTGAGGAGGCCCACACTTAATTTATTCATTGCAAGGGTCACAATATTTTTCCACGTGTGCGATTGTTTACCCTCTTCTTTACCTTTGCACTATGGAAAGGTCGCTacattttatgtaaatattAAACAGCAAATTTTCACTATATTGCCATTCAGTCCAAATACAATACATTCTCATTGGTCGTCAAGCATGTTACAGTATATTCATAGGAATTTTAGATTCATTgcaatgtattaaaaaatgaaatacgcGATTAAAATCAATTTTAAGGTCCTCTCATTCGTTTGCAGATTCAGTGATATAGCTATAGTGGATGGTTGCTGATCTGCGGTGCTCACCATGTACCAGACCCCCAGGATGATGGTTCCAGTGCGGACATGGCAGCAGAGACAGCAGCTTGTGGAATACCACAGGTCCCACGGGgatgtcgtcatcatgtcaacctttaaaaacaatgtcGGCGCTCCCTCCACAATCCACACCGAGGAATGACAAACACCCCCTGCACCTGCTGCTTATTTATCTCTGTGAGCAGATTAACCGTGCAGCGCCCCGGCGTCAAAATACCGGAATATATTTGATACAACTTCCGGTTTTCAAAATAAGGCAGTCCTTCAAAAACCAGAGCTAGATtcgtaataaatgaataaatgtatgGCAGTTTAATCATgttatttataattatatttaaattgTCCCTTCATgcggttttttattattaaaaaaataataatgtaaatataCGAAAGGACTTGATGCTAACCAAacttataggtcgcttgcacatcgtaatgcatcatgggagtttttccttcgggcgccatattgggtgtccgccggttcacaaggtacactcgcgagttacacggtagagcttatcaacctgatgtaattttcgcagtattttcacgatttaccggaagatcaaaaacaacgatacaggcagaaggtgtctctgtgtggcgggattgattctaattacgtcctgaccaagggtgattttttttttgacggagaaagcttgctggccaaatgtgacatctctggacatctttccctacctcgtgttgacaacatgctccataacacgccaacaaatccctggaggcttacaattattttgtaagcgggtggatacagagtgtaaactttaacatcgcatcagaagaaactgttgctgttgcacgtaagtaaaccacatggtgttggtaattctgcacacaaaaatgttgatttgttctcaggcttcctgttatcattgtgtttacatgcacagctaggtttacctgatgtggtttttctaatcattttataacaggcaagtatggcagagcgtataagaataaaaagtaactatgcacagcctccccgtggcttaattaaatttaatgctaccctttcactagttacatgttacttaatcaacttattctaaatggttaaggttaaccactctcagaggacgtatttttagtttcagtttccagtacaataaaacgtgttcatggtaactactgagcatactgacagcttttcttatgatctcacggttaaggaggctgtcacaacacccaatttctgtctggtgccagatggcaacaattcccatcacttgtcacgacaacaccaatagtattaccaggtatgtatggctttactttttgtagtttcttatttaattctatgtttcatattttcattacaatgtttgtaatattttcagattcaggcacagatgagtttaactggacggacttctgcgactttgtggtgtggacaaagtgtgattgagcgagtccacccagatcgctcgttttggccagttggaaaagccagagttttttttccccaaaatcccctccttacctgaactgctcgggagagcatttactagatcagcagtggacttccagtgttcctgctcagccgctgtcacctaccacttgctcatgtacttcaaagatgcggaataaagtagttttttgtgctgcagcagattgtaaaatcaaatgatatcacttgaagtgtgccaatctagactgccaaaaggacagtggttttgtgacaagtgtgaaacaaggattattgggaaaactgtaacacagtactggtacttgtcttacattaaacaaatttaaaagagagcaactttttcctctgtacatagcataatgaaagtcattgcgtaccccatcaacattacatcataccgtcatcaggatggtaggcacctgtgctaaaataaactacattaattaacagttcaatttttaaccctgaaattactacatctaatcattattcacttcattttttgtgcttttagaaataatagagatttatgccattactttaagagggaccatattgcacattgagtcaaatcctgtcatttgtattatgtatagctttgtaaacaaacccaacaatagaatttgtataaacgctgcctttattagcgccaaacaaacagtcgcatgttgtcctcctccaatgctttgatgctcgccttcgtttccatcatgtcattggcaatcaagtcggtgtggcatgagatccctaaagaaaaaatcacaaaaaatacggtaccagtaataggtttaatatagtacagtagtatagtttttttgtcagtgtaaaagaaatgtacacattttgttgcattttttaatgtatgaacattgctacaggcaaatacttatttctataaacacttccaaatgtctctaaactataaggtgcgtgtacacacacaaacaaacacatacattcactcatgcatacaatatatcatgtaatgaattctgagtggcataccagagtcaatgatgtcagcagtacttgagggtacaggttactggagccatctggctgcataactgcaacaatatctgccacttcgagtcgtcttttctttgcttgtctctcctgtgcacgttcatatcttggcaccgactgggctgagacatagatgttgtcacttgggacccaactttaatgttggagcccagtcgggatgattggacagaaaaacgggcgcagggcgacctgttaacataaacaaatatataaacaaataaaatatggaaagactggttatttttgccgcagtagggtggccgtgaataagttctttagcatgatgtgtaggttaccgggggtctgttttcttgcatcagccccttctgtctctttttttccaagtttacattttgccaccaaaaaacatgttatcggcattaagagcccaagactaatcaatccaatttcagcagtaaacactttgcactggcactacttgggtgaaaatgttcgatgttagctttcggctaacgtccgctagccagcttgtactaccgaacttgcttgctcatgaatccaaaacataagcaacttgcccatatatgggcggtcgaaacgttattaatcctcatgcattaaataaaggtaaacaagcttaccgctcacaaagtgatcgctgcacacacgagcccaaagtaacgacttccctccggagtccgcactcctctgtctccaggccctggttcctaattattttcggaattcggaaaaaagaccgaccattttcccccttggctttgttcgaacagccaacgacgcagcaacaatgtacaattttaaacgcagaaaacaaacgtgatagatacgtgttagaccgaatcgctacgtaaatggaggccacccagcatggcgactacgagaaatccgaggcggaagtgacgacatgtgcaagcgacctattgaaaCCGATTCCTGgtctggtcattgttttccaaagtaaaagcaaatatTTGTAAACGTCTGATTTGGATTAATCACCAAAGATAATCATTgcttttgcattttgcattgcTTTGCTGTTGAGCAGCtgatgaaatcagaggatttggacaattttaagttaAACAATGACTATTAATTTTAGGAGAAAGAGCTAAATGAATGTGACAAACAGTACACAGAACAATTGGTAATATAAAATCTTAGTGGATCGGATAAAAGAATGGACTGGGCCATGTGCACCTGCAGGCCTGTACTGGTGTCCAAAGGATTATGCTGACATAATAGTAAACAGTAAAATACCTTTTACCTTTAATAAAAATCATTTAGAAACTGTATTTCGTATTTACTTGTCTTTAAATATTGGATAGTGTCTTTGATTAGCCCCTAATATGAcactaaataaaaatcagaaggATCGGTTCTGCATCAGAATGCCTGACATGTTATACATCGTGTCTCGGCAGCCCAGTAAAATCACTGAGGCTACaggaactttaaaaacacatcaaGTGCATGAGTTAATCTGTCTCAAAGTTATGTCTCTGAAAATGGTAGCCACGGGTACTCAAAAAGTTTCCTGGTAAAGGCCgccaaaaaataaacagacttgaaaacaaaacagtgcacagtaatgttttgttgtttttttacatatggCTTCAGCTTTACTTTTattacaaacaattatttttattttattgtagttttttttttttttttttttttttacaaaatcttTAGACTTGAGAATCAATTACAGCTGGAAAGTCAGAGAGCAGGttgaagatgtgattaatcttcaTCGAGAGTCCAAGATGACTCCAGCAACAGAGCAGATGTTGTAAAAACTGGAAGGGATCGGAAGTCTTAATACACCAGACAAGTTAATAAACCGGATGGACAAGTCTGCTGAAATCCCACAGACCATGAAAAATACAGAATAGACATGTTCAAAGCACTGTTGCGTCAAAATGTCACAATTAACATCTGACCTTTTTCACTCCATGATGCGCACTGTACAGCCGACAAACAAAAAAGGCCAGTTCAGCACAATCTTGTCACGCCGAGTAACCGCATAGCCACCACAACAATTTCTTTACATCTACACTTCTAATGACTAGCTCCTTCACTTTGTTCAATCAATGGAATTACAAGACAGAGTATCAAAAGcatgtttaaaaattaattcaCAAAGCATGACATTAGATTAAGCTGCTTCTAAGGGTCACTTTTCCATGACCTAACAACCACTGTGTAAAATGTACCGGtagttctgttttttgttttgtttttttcagtcatGA
Coding sequences:
- the LOC144022780 gene encoding lysosomal-associated transmembrane protein 4B-like, with product MMTTSPWDLWYSTSCCLCCHVRTGTIILGVWYMLINAVVLLILLTALSDPEQYHLTSAELANDLDVMDDANMCIASAISLLMILICGMATYGAYKLRAAWIIPFFCYQIFDFALNTLVAVSIVVYPNTIQDYLQQLPDNFPYKEEIAALSNVCLVLVVLIFIGCILGFKAYLIACVWNCYRYVCSRGTAEVLLYVTTNDTTVLLPPYDDCASVPSKKAARLSSPTMTA